The Fragaria vesca subsp. vesca linkage group LG2, FraVesHawaii_1.0, whole genome shotgun sequence genome includes a window with the following:
- the LOC101295868 gene encoding F-box protein At2g16365-like, translating into MLLQHDPSMSRKHIQETQSKSGVGLFPNQSTSLEAPRHEKEYREYYSAPSLQHAVCNTETMRICAAVDAEKESSGCLHMTTPFPRKTGGNLSEEGHIFGDTTVSTKLKGKAFCELLVSPEHAFPVQTELKLLPYRSATDSEEEDVRDGKRHANNLDNESSSETDTMDMDVFQFQDNFLLGLGSSPTNEHTQGGQKSPTSQSAFTSAREEVRGRRPFTKLPDMNEELPELAGYASLADERETSTSRTQSLDVEHLLSHAEQPTNSKSSRSEDGPQGLDPNFRWVKRLKLNASYFAYGTRSTKMGEASSHEKVNAVFKENMKCSATNSQPAVGRFHGRQQMALDETPMSLRTGESSSSDSVRTSRANENIPLSHPWIRRWSHKVFAPNKNSEAAVVSQPQSPKARFDQFQKKKFPSIAAMALMGKAMNGFNPCEFAKKGSFVVWNTKGF; encoded by the exons ATGCTGTTACAACATGATCCCTCAATGTCCCGTAAGCATATCCAGGAGACACAAAGTAAGTCTGGAGTTGGATTGTTTCCAAACCAGAGCACTTCCTTAGAGGCCCCCAGACATGAAAAAGAATATCGTGAATATTATTCAGCCCCAAGCCTTCAACATGCTGTTTGTAACACAGAGACCATGAGAATATGTGCTGCTGTTGATGCTGAGAAAGAATCATCTGGATGTCTTCACATGACAACCCCTTTTCCAAGAAAGACTGGTGGTAACTTGTCTGAAGAAGGTCACATTTTTGGAGACACAACCGTATCAACAAAATTGAAAGGAAAAGCTTTCTGTGAGCTCCTTGTTTCCCCAGAGCATGCTTTCCCTGTTCAGACCGAATTGAAATTGCTACCATACAGGAGCGCTACAGACAGTGAAGAGGAAGATGTAAGAGATGGCAAGCGTCATGCAAATAATTTGGACAATGAATCATCATCTGAAACTGATACTATGGACATGGATGTCTTCCAATTCCAGGATAACTTTCTTCTTG GTCTGGGTTCATCACCAACGAATGAG CATACTCAGGGGGGCCAGAAGTCACCGACATCTCAATCTGCTTTTACTTCAGCTAGAGAAGAGGTCAGAGGTAGACGTCCGTTCACCAAATTACCTGATATGAACGAAGAGCTTCCAGAGCTTGCAGGTTATGCAAGCTTAGCTGATGAAAGAGAGACAAGCACTTCAAGAACCCAAAGTTTGGATGTGGAACATCTCCTTTCCCATGCTGAGCAGCCCACAAATTCAAAATCCAGTAGAAGTGAAGATGGCCCTCAGGGACTAGATCCGAATTTCAGGTGGGTTAAACGCCTCAAGTTGAATGCTTCTTACTTTGCTTATGGTACAAGAAGCACTAAAATGGGGGAGGCCTCTTCCCATGAAAAGGTTAATGCAGTTTTTAAGGAAAATATGAAATGCAGTGCAACTAATTCACAGCCTGCTGTGGGTAGATTTCATGGTAGGCAACAGATGGCATTAGATGAAACTCCAATGTCATTAAGGACTGGTGAGTCGTCTTCCAGTGATTCAGTGAGGACTAGTAGGGCAAATGAAAATATACCACTCTCGCATCCTTGGATTAGGAGGTGGTCCCATAAAGTATTTGCACCCAACAAGAATTCTGAAGCTGCGGTGGTTTCTCAACCTCAAAGTCCAAAGGCAAGATTTGATCAATTTCAGAAAAAAAAGTTTCCAAGCATTGCTGCTATGGCACTTATGGGGAAGGCCATGAATGGTTTCAATCCATGTGAGTTTGCAAAAAAGGGGTCTTTTGTGGTCTGGAATACGAAGGGATTTTAA